The genomic region TTTCCAGCGAATATCATCTTCCATAATTTATATTGTAAACTTTAATTTAAAAAGAAGCTATATATTATTGAATAATATATAGCTTCTTTTTAAATAAATATTTTTTATTTACTATCCGATTTTTTCAACTTTAAATTGACTCTTCTCCATCGCTCTTTTCTTTTCTCTAAGTTTAAGTAATTTTCCTTCTTTATGATGTTTGAAATAATTGACTCTAAGTTTAAGAGCTAATGGAACAAAATATAATGATGTTATAATAACACAAAGTAGTAATAGGTCATTAACATATAAATTAGCAACCAATGTCGTTGTGAGGAACAATATTGATGCAAAAATAATTATTGCACTTGAAGCTGCATGTGATAAACCTGTTCTAATTAGGATATGATGTATATGTTTTTTATCAGGTGAGAAAGGTGATCTGCCTTCAAATACTCTAATTGTAAAAATTCTTAGAGTATCAATAAAGGGGTAAATAAATAAAGCAATAGCTACGCTGATAGGATCTTGTATCTTGTAAATATTTGAAGTGGCTAATTGATGGTCAACATTGATAAATAAGATGAGAGAAACAGAAATGAAGAAACCTAGTAATAAAGCTCCTGTGTCTCCCATGAAGATACTAGCCTTACCCCAATTGTAATATAAGAATCCAATACAACCACCAAACATCGATATCATTAACACAGCTAAAGAATGTTCACCAATTAAATAAAACCATCCTCCAAGACATAATGATATTAAAGCTGCAATACCTCCAGATAAACCATTAATACCATCGATTAAGTTAAAAGCATTGGTCAATGCTATAATCACAAAAATTGAAAAGGCATAACTCAACCATTGAGGAAAGTATATTTGTGGAACTAGAGTGTATAATGAGTCTATATGTATATCACCTAATACAACAACTACTGTAGATGCCATAATTTGTATATATAACTTATTCTTTGGACTCATCTCTAACATATCATCTCTAACACCCATAAAGAAAATAAGAATGATACCAAAGAACATGTACCTGAGTTCTGAAGCAACTTGGGCTGGCATCCAAAGACAACAACTTAATATAAATGCAAGAAAAATACCTACTCCACCCATAGCTGGTATAAGTTCAGTATGAACCTTTCTACCACCTATATCATCAAAAACATTTCTTTTAGAAATAACTTTTCTGACTTCAGGAACAGCAATTAATGCAATAGTAAGTGAGGTTAAAAATGCTAATAAAATTCGAAGCATAATAATTTAAGTTGTTTGTTTAATGAGAACAAGCATCAAGCCAAAATATCAATATTTATTGAAAAAGAATCTTAAGGCAAAGATAGTTATTTGACAGTAAGTATTTGTCATTAATAAAAAATAAAGCACTTAATTTTTATTAAGTGCTTTATTTTTTAGCGTTCAGCAAGAACATCTACGTTTTTGATAAAGTCTTGATAGGTAAGTGATATTCCTTCTTTTAATTCTACTTTATGTTTCCAACCCGCTTGATGTAATTTAGAAACATCCATTAGCTTTCTTGGTGTACCATCGGGTTTAGAAGAGTCCCACACTAATTCACCTTCAAATCCGACAACTTCCTTTATAGTTTCAGCTAATTCTTTAATACTTAAATCTACACCTGTTCCTACATTTACAAATTGTTTTCCATCATAGTTTTGCATCAAGTAAAAACATGCTTCAGCTAGATCGTCTACAAACATAAATTCTCTTAAGGGAGACCCTGATCCCCATACTTCTACAGTGGGAGCATTATTTACTTTTGCTTCATGAAACTTCCTTAAAAGGGCTGGTAAAACATGAGAGTTTTTAGGGTGATAGTTATCATTATAACCATACAAGTTTGTAGGCATTGCTGAAATAAAGTTACAGCCATATTGATCTCTATAGGCTTCACACATTTTTATGCCAGAGATCTTTGCTATTGCATACGGTTCATTAGTAGGTTCTAATGTGTCAGTAAGTAAATATTCTTCTTTTAATGGTTGAGGAGCCATTTTAGGATAGATACATGACGAACCTAAAAACATTAACTTCTTTACTTTATGAACATAACTCTGATGGATTACATTATTCTGAATCATCAGGTTTTCATAAAGGAATTGTCCTCTATAAACATTATTAGCAAGTATACCACCTACTTTAGCGGCTGCTAAAAAAACATAATCAGGCTTTTCTCGCTCAAAAAATGATGCGACAGCTTGCTGGTCAGTAAGGTTTAATTCTGAGGATGTTTTTGTGACAATATTAGAAAACCCTTCTTTATTTAATTTTCTAACAATTGCAGAACCTACCATTCCTCTATGGCCAGCTACATATATTTTTGAATTCTTTTCCATGATGTTTTTGCTCCTTTAAACGTTTTAATCATCAAAAGCCCACGAAATAATCCATGAGCTTTTGATGATAACATAAATATAGTGATATTTTATTCGTATTGATTTAAAATATCATGTCCACCTTCCTTCAAGTATTTATCCTTCTTAAATAACTTAAGATCAGATTGCATCATATCTTTCACTAATCCGTCTAAATCAAACTCTAATTCCCAACCTAATCTTTCTTTAGATTTAGTTGGATCACCAATCAATAGATCTACTTCAGTAGGACGGAAGTATTGAGGGTCAACCTTTAATACAACTTGTCCAACTTCAACTTGATATTCAGGGTTGCTACAAGACTTAATTTTTGCAATTTCATTAACACCTTCACCTTCGAATTCTAATTCAATTCCTACTTCAGCAAAAGACATTTTTACAAAGTCACGAATTGTAGTGGTTACACCAGTGGCAATAACAAAGTCTTCAGCTTCATCCTGTTGTAAGATTAACCACATTGCTTTAACATAATCCTTTGCATGTCCCCAATCTCTTTTAGAGTTTAAGTTACCAAGATAAAGAGTATCTTGAAGCCCTAAAGCAATTTTAGAAACGGCTCTAGTAATTTTACGCGTAACAAAAGTTTCTCCACGTATAGGAGACTCATGGTTGAATAAAATACCATTGCAAGCATACATATTATAAGCTTCACGGTAATTTACTGTTATCCAATAACCATACATCTTGGCAACAGCGTATGGGGAACGAGGGTAAAAAGGAGTTGTTTCTTTTTGAGGTACCTCTTGTACCATACCGTATAGTTCAGAAGTTGAAGCTTGGTAGATCCTTGTTTTTTCAGTTAAACCTAATAATCTAACAGCTTCCAAAATCCTAAGAGTTCCTAATCCATCAACATTACCAACATATTCAGGAGTGTCAAAACTTACACGCACATGAGACATTGCTCCTAAGTTGTAAATTTCATCAGGCTGAACCTCTTGGATGATACGCGTTAAGTTCATTGAATCAGTAAGATCACCATAATGAAGTTTAAGTCTTACATTGGTCTCATGAGGATCTTGATATAAATGGTCAATTCTATCTGTATTGAACAAAGAAGAACGACGTTTAATACCGTGTACTTCATAACCTTTTTCCAGTAAGAGTTCTGTTAAATATGCACCATCTTGACCAGTGATACCTGTAATTAATGCTTTTTTCACTTTGTTTAAAATTTATGATTTAAAAAAACTGAGTAACTTTTGATAGATTTTTTAATATAAGA from Flammeovirga agarivorans harbors:
- the fcl gene encoding GDP-L-fucose synthase, whose amino-acid sequence is MEKNSKIYVAGHRGMVGSAIVRKLNKEGFSNIVTKTSSELNLTDQQAVASFFEREKPDYVFLAAAKVGGILANNVYRGQFLYENLMIQNNVIHQSYVHKVKKLMFLGSSCIYPKMAPQPLKEEYLLTDTLEPTNEPYAIAKISGIKMCEAYRDQYGCNFISAMPTNLYGYNDNYHPKNSHVLPALLRKFHEAKVNNAPTVEVWGSGSPLREFMFVDDLAEACFYLMQNYDGKQFVNVGTGVDLSIKELAETIKEVVGFEGELVWDSSKPDGTPRKLMDVSKLHQAGWKHKVELKEGISLTYQDFIKNVDVLAER
- the gmd gene encoding GDP-mannose 4,6-dehydratase; its protein translation is MKKALITGITGQDGAYLTELLLEKGYEVHGIKRRSSLFNTDRIDHLYQDPHETNVRLKLHYGDLTDSMNLTRIIQEVQPDEIYNLGAMSHVRVSFDTPEYVGNVDGLGTLRILEAVRLLGLTEKTRIYQASTSELYGMVQEVPQKETTPFYPRSPYAVAKMYGYWITVNYREAYNMYACNGILFNHESPIRGETFVTRKITRAVSKIALGLQDTLYLGNLNSKRDWGHAKDYVKAMWLILQQDEAEDFVIATGVTTTIRDFVKMSFAEVGIELEFEGEGVNEIAKIKSCSNPEYQVEVGQVVLKVDPQYFRPTEVDLLIGDPTKSKERLGWELEFDLDGLVKDMMQSDLKLFKKDKYLKEGGHDILNQYE
- a CDS encoding MraY family glycosyltransferase, translated to MLRILLAFLTSLTIALIAVPEVRKVISKRNVFDDIGGRKVHTELIPAMGGVGIFLAFILSCCLWMPAQVASELRYMFFGIILIFFMGVRDDMLEMSPKNKLYIQIMASTVVVVLGDIHIDSLYTLVPQIYFPQWLSYAFSIFVIIALTNAFNLIDGINGLSGGIAALISLCLGGWFYLIGEHSLAVLMISMFGGCIGFLYYNWGKASIFMGDTGALLLGFFISVSLILFINVDHQLATSNIYKIQDPISVAIALFIYPFIDTLRIFTIRVFEGRSPFSPDKKHIHHILIRTGLSHAASSAIIIFASILFLTTTLVANLYVNDLLLLCVIITSLYFVPLALKLRVNYFKHHKEGKLLKLREKKRAMEKSQFKVEKIG